A region from the Helicoverpa armigera isolate CAAS_96S chromosome 6, ASM3070526v1, whole genome shotgun sequence genome encodes:
- the LOC110376932 gene encoding uncharacterized protein LOC110376932 isoform X2 has translation MARPDRCIAEVLHLIGEPDFRDVRLRWEYGKPDEEDRPKVLAFQVHYCELQAWGQYRCRTKVIDTAEDEKATKPSTSSTEAAPTTTTSQPSAVRRGRMYSTRIVGLRMATTYSFEVRPVRRDARDLADPQSISSKIIIVPTKGFSARATQCLPHASEVEVSTGPFFGGRIAVEAADGGPERCSIQGNPNSAQDAYILRIHHDECGSEVNDTTVATYVIVQENLPILTHSTRRFLVLCTYKPETLTVRAGINLPKSNPGDVLHQHKPSSGSVEPYENQDMDYNELQPARLEARKEEPQQSAFGEVTLVMFLVVAAFGGVALLIWKVVPQADRDNISIATVSSLTRSGFFSRRNKDRFSDRSSVYSISLSEKDEGAPKKPNDGDNTSEA, from the exons ATGGCACGCCCGGATCGCTGCATTGCAG AAGTGCTACATCTGATTGGCGAGCCAGACTTTCGCGACGTGAGACTACGATGGGAATACGGCAAACCTGATGAAGAGGACCGGCCGAAAGTTTTGGCGTTTCAAGTGCATTATTGCGAATTGCAAGCATGGGGCCAATACCGCTGCAGGACCAAG GTGATCGACACAGCAGAAGACGAAAAGGCCACTAAACCGTCGACAAGTAGTACAGAAGCGGCTCCAACTACAACCACGAGTCAGCCGTCGGCAGTGAGGCGCGGGCGCATGTACAGCACGCGAATAGTCGGCTTGCGAATGGCTACCACATATTCCTTCGAAGTCAGACCAGTACGAAGAGATGCAAGAGATTTAGCAGATCCACAATCAATAAGCTCGAAAATTATCATCGTTCCCACGAAAGGAT TTTCGGCGCGTGCTACACAATGCCTGCCACATGCCAGCGAAGTCGAGGTATCAACGGGTCCGTTTTTCGGAGGACGCATCGCCGTTGAAGCTGCTGACGGAGGGCCAGAACGTTGCTCGATCCAGGGCAACCCGAACAGCGCACAAGACGCCTACATCTTGCGGATACACCATGACGAATGCGGCTCCGAAGTGAACGACACTACTGTTGCCACTTACGTTATAGTGCAAGAGAACCTTCCTATTCTGACGCATAGCACGAGACG ATTCTTAGTCCTCTGTACTTATAAGCCCGAGACACTAACAGTGAGAGCCGGCATCAATTTACCAAAATCGAACCCTGGAGACGTTCTTCACCAACATAAACCATCGAGTGGATCAGTCGAACCTTACGAGAATCAGGACATGGACTACAATGAGTTACAGCCTGCCAGACTGGAAGCAAGAAAAGAGGAGCCACAACAAA GTGCGTTTGGTGAGGTCACCCTGGTCATGTTTTTAGTAGTGGCTGCGTTTGGCGGCGTGGCTCTGTTAATATGGAAGGTGGTACCGCAAGCTGACAGGGACAACATATCTATCGCAACGGTCTCATCACTGACACGAAGCGGGTTCTTCAGCAGGCGGAATAAAGACAGGTTCTCTGACAGAAGCTCTGTCTACTCCATTTCACTATCCGAAAAAGACGAAGGTGCTCCAAAAAAGCCTAATGATGGTGATAACACTTCCGAAGCGTAA
- the LOC110376932 gene encoding uncharacterized protein LOC110376932 isoform X1 translates to MFWRTQLFLIGIFFQFSFVSPIAEIDANEEVLHLIGEPDFRDVRLRWEYGKPDEEDRPKVLAFQVHYCELQAWGQYRCRTKVIDTAEDEKATKPSTSSTEAAPTTTTSQPSAVRRGRMYSTRIVGLRMATTYSFEVRPVRRDARDLADPQSISSKIIIVPTKGFSARATQCLPHASEVEVSTGPFFGGRIAVEAADGGPERCSIQGNPNSAQDAYILRIHHDECGSEVNDTTVATYVIVQENLPILTHSTRRFLVLCTYKPETLTVRAGINLPKSNPGDVLHQHKPSSGSVEPYENQDMDYNELQPARLEARKEEPQQSAFGEVTLVMFLVVAAFGGVALLIWKVVPQADRDNISIATVSSLTRSGFFSRRNKDRFSDRSSVYSISLSEKDEGAPKKPNDGDNTSEA, encoded by the exons AAGTGCTACATCTGATTGGCGAGCCAGACTTTCGCGACGTGAGACTACGATGGGAATACGGCAAACCTGATGAAGAGGACCGGCCGAAAGTTTTGGCGTTTCAAGTGCATTATTGCGAATTGCAAGCATGGGGCCAATACCGCTGCAGGACCAAG GTGATCGACACAGCAGAAGACGAAAAGGCCACTAAACCGTCGACAAGTAGTACAGAAGCGGCTCCAACTACAACCACGAGTCAGCCGTCGGCAGTGAGGCGCGGGCGCATGTACAGCACGCGAATAGTCGGCTTGCGAATGGCTACCACATATTCCTTCGAAGTCAGACCAGTACGAAGAGATGCAAGAGATTTAGCAGATCCACAATCAATAAGCTCGAAAATTATCATCGTTCCCACGAAAGGAT TTTCGGCGCGTGCTACACAATGCCTGCCACATGCCAGCGAAGTCGAGGTATCAACGGGTCCGTTTTTCGGAGGACGCATCGCCGTTGAAGCTGCTGACGGAGGGCCAGAACGTTGCTCGATCCAGGGCAACCCGAACAGCGCACAAGACGCCTACATCTTGCGGATACACCATGACGAATGCGGCTCCGAAGTGAACGACACTACTGTTGCCACTTACGTTATAGTGCAAGAGAACCTTCCTATTCTGACGCATAGCACGAGACG ATTCTTAGTCCTCTGTACTTATAAGCCCGAGACACTAACAGTGAGAGCCGGCATCAATTTACCAAAATCGAACCCTGGAGACGTTCTTCACCAACATAAACCATCGAGTGGATCAGTCGAACCTTACGAGAATCAGGACATGGACTACAATGAGTTACAGCCTGCCAGACTGGAAGCAAGAAAAGAGGAGCCACAACAAA GTGCGTTTGGTGAGGTCACCCTGGTCATGTTTTTAGTAGTGGCTGCGTTTGGCGGCGTGGCTCTGTTAATATGGAAGGTGGTACCGCAAGCTGACAGGGACAACATATCTATCGCAACGGTCTCATCACTGACACGAAGCGGGTTCTTCAGCAGGCGGAATAAAGACAGGTTCTCTGACAGAAGCTCTGTCTACTCCATTTCACTATCCGAAAAAGACGAAGGTGCTCCAAAAAAGCCTAATGATGGTGATAACACTTCCGAAGCGTAA